In Syngnathus scovelli strain Florida chromosome 10, RoL_Ssco_1.2, whole genome shotgun sequence, the following are encoded in one genomic region:
- the LOC125968144 gene encoding uncharacterized protein: protein MNKQRICADFQSLTLMAVTRPMTVLCLLCSRRLSFSRADWRSVFICVGWLARSHLFTLPAPARLGSARISSHFQLRQTAVRQTSDSSSRATMKLDLKLLCMALGLVLCLGENAQVTPCDHDGTTTDKKCQGKRGGTVALKAHGTSTGTVKWKKEGTPSTDIENKDGEYEKTGAHDSTLKILNLKGTSKGKYMASEGGISPAQNFIVEVADCFGAATDVTCDGKPNGELWLKAIGANTGTVTWKKEGTPPTVIENIADKYQKTGAHDSTLKILKLDEDTKGTYEATEGGITPTSQKFKVQVPANSANAGKGKSDVSATNDSNVVGGSGGSGGSGGSGGSGGNGGNGLSYSPALLVIVTLVQLLLQLAN, encoded by the exons ATGAACAAGCAACGAATATGTGCAGACTTTCAAAGCCTGACTTTGATGGCTGTGACGAGGCCGATGACGGTCCTTTGTTTGCTTTGCTCAAGACGTTTGAGCTTTTCTCGGGCCGACTGGCGGAGTGTCTTCATTTGCGTTggttggctcgctcgctcgcacctCTTCACACTTCCAGctccggctcggctcggctcggctcgcatCTCTTCACACTTCCAGCTCCGACAGACAGCAGTCAGGCAGACTTCCGACTCGTCTTCGAGAGCCACAATGAAGCTGGACCTCAAGCTACTGTGCATGGCCTTGGGCCTCGTCCTCTGCCTTGGGGAAAACGCGCAAG TGACGCCATGCGACCACGATGGAACAACTACTGACAAGAAGTGCCAAGGCAAGCGGGGAGGAACGGTCGCCTTGAAAGCCCATGGCACTTCCACCGGGACTGTCAAATGGAAGAAGGAAGGAACCCCATCTACAGATATTGAAAACAAAGATGGCGAGTACGAGAAAACCGGAGCACACGACTCCACCCTGAAGATCCTAAACCTGAAAGGCACCTCCAAGGGAAAGTACATGGCCAGCGAGGGCGGCATCTCACCAGCGCAAAACTTCATCGTCGAAG TGGCAGACTGCTTTGGCGCGGCGACAGACGTGACGTGCGACGGCAAGCCGAATGGTGAGCTCTGGTTGAAAGCCATTGGCGCTAACACCGGGACTGTCACCTGGAAGAAGGAAGGAACCCCACCTACAGTTATTGAAAACATCGCTGACAAGTACCAGAAAACCGGAGCACACGACTCCACCCTGAAGATCTTAAAACTGGACGAGGACACCAAGGGAACGTACGAGGCCACGGAGGGCGGCATCACTCCAACATCACAAAAGTTCAAGGTCCAAG TGCCGGCCAATAGTGCCAATGCCGGCAAAGGCAAAAGCGACGTGTCGGCCACCAATGACAGTAACGTtgtcggcggcagcggcggcagcggcggcagcggcggcagcggcggcagcggcggcaacGGCGGCAACGGCCTGTCCTACTCCCCTGCTCTGCTGGTGATTGTCACTTTGGTCCAACTGCTGCTTCAGCTGGCCAATTAG